The Sphingobium sp. TKS genomic interval ATGGATGACGAGCAAGCCCTAGATCACGCTGTAACGCCCTCCCCCACCGGCGATGACGCTTCTCCGGGACGGGCGATGCGGGTGGCTGCCGCCCTGCAGGCAAAGGGCGGTGACGAGTTCGCCAAGCCCGGCAGCATCGTCGAGGTCAAGTTCGTCAAAGGCCAGTCGCTTAGCCTGACTGCTTCGCGTTTGCTTGCGCTGATGATTTTGACCGCGGGCGGTGATGCCTGGGAGGACCGCCCGCACAAGATGCGAAAGGCGGACATTCGCCGCGGCCACAAGGGCAATGAGCGCATCTCGGATATGCTTGAGGAATTGCACCGCACGCTTTTCGCGGTCGACGACAAGTCCTGGCGCGGCAAGAAGGCGACGCTGCGCTTTTCGCTTATCTCGTCGTCGCGCGAAGAAGCGGAAGACGAAGAGGGCGCGGACGCTGGGTGGATCGAGTGGGAGTTCACGCCCGAAGCCCGAAAGCTGATCCAGGAATCGGAGACCTATGCGGTCCTGAACCGCCAGGCGGTGCTCGGCTTCCGATCAACCTATGCGCTCAAGCTGTACGAGATCGGGGCGCTGAGGCTGCATAGGCGCCAGTCGCTCTGGAAGGGCGACATGACGGCGCTGCGTGCGCTGCTCGGCATCGCGCCGGACGTCTACAAGGATTTCGCGCAGCTGCGCCGCAAAGTTCTCGAAAAGGCGAAGGCCGAAATCGACCAGCTCGCCCATTTTCGCGTGGAGTGGCGGGAGATCCGCCAGGGCAGAACTGTCACCGAAATCGAATTCCGCTTTGAGCCCAAGGATGCTCCGGCCCAAATCGCGACCGTGGATGAGATCGGTCGGCACTCTGCGGGCAGAAAGGCGCGGCGCGAGGACGAGGTGGAGACCGTTGCCGTCGAGGCTGTCACACAGG includes:
- a CDS encoding replication initiation protein: MRVAAALQAKGGDEFAKPGSIVEVKFVKGQSLSLTASRLLALMILTAGGDAWEDRPHKMRKADIRRGHKGNERISDMLEELHRTLFAVDDKSWRGKKATLRFSLISSSREEAEDEEGADAGWIEWEFTPEARKLIQESETYAVLNRQAVLGFRSTYALKLYEIGALRLHRRQSLWKGDMTALRALLGIAPDVYKDFAQLRRKVLEKAKAEIDQLAHFRVEWREIRQGRTVTEIEFRFEPKDAPAQIATVDEIGRHSAGRKARREDEVETVAVEAVTQAAVAALVSKDKAGAGEVTFPNGTIRFGSDTLAAIGRSAGGGWDIDLIADAYRAQMGERLAKLKGAKLIASWTGFCESFLARRGRP